The following are encoded together in the Anaerobaca lacustris genome:
- the mdh gene encoding malate dehydrogenase, which produces MAKEKITVVGAGNVGATTAHIAATRRLGQIVLLDIVEGLAEGKALDMAEASGLYGSEQRVVGTTDWAAADGSDVVIVTSGVPRKPGMSRDDLLATNANIVKSVSEQIAKHCPNAFVIVVCNPLDAMVHVVAKTTGFPSQRILGMAGALDSARFRYFLACELDVCVDDIQCVLMGGHGDDMVPLPRFTSISGVPIAQFLREAKIAELVERTRKGGIEVVNLMGTSAYYAPAAGAVKMAEAILRDTRGIFSCSACCRDEYGVGGYFVGVPAVLGRQGVERVIELDLDDTEKREFAESLAHVQELVAAVDRIL; this is translated from the coding sequence ATGGCGAAAGAGAAGATCACGGTAGTAGGGGCCGGCAACGTCGGGGCCACCACAGCCCATATCGCCGCGACGAGACGGCTGGGTCAGATCGTGCTGCTGGACATCGTCGAGGGGCTGGCCGAGGGCAAGGCGCTCGATATGGCCGAGGCCAGCGGCCTGTACGGGTCCGAGCAGCGTGTCGTCGGCACCACCGACTGGGCGGCCGCCGACGGCAGCGACGTGGTGATCGTCACCAGCGGCGTGCCCCGCAAGCCGGGCATGAGCCGCGACGACCTGCTCGCCACCAACGCCAATATCGTCAAGTCCGTCAGCGAGCAGATCGCCAAGCACTGCCCGAACGCCTTCGTCATCGTCGTGTGCAATCCGCTCGACGCGATGGTTCACGTCGTTGCGAAGACGACCGGGTTTCCGTCGCAGCGGATCCTCGGCATGGCCGGCGCGTTGGATTCGGCGCGATTTCGGTATTTCCTCGCCTGTGAGCTCGACGTCTGCGTGGACGACATCCAGTGTGTGTTGATGGGGGGGCACGGAGATGACATGGTGCCTTTGCCCAGGTTCACATCCATCAGCGGTGTTCCCATCGCACAGTTTCTCCGCGAGGCGAAGATCGCCGAGCTGGTCGAGCGGACGCGCAAGGGCGGCATCGAGGTCGTCAACCTCATGGGTACCAGCGCTTACTACGCTCCAGCGGCCGGTGCGGTGAAGATGGCCGAGGCCATTCTCCGAGATACCAGAGGGATTTTTTCATGTTCTGCGTGCTGTCGTGACGAATATGGGGTAGGTGGGTATTTTGTCGGCGTGCCGGCCGTGCTGGGTCGGCAAGGAGTGGAACGCGTCATTGAACTGGACCTGGATGATACGGAGAAGAGAGAATTCGCCGAATCACTGGCCCACGTCCAAGAGTTGGTCGCGGCGGTAGACAGGATTCTGTGA
- a CDS encoding sulfatase family protein yields the protein MMQQTTRRAFLRSAAVGLGALACGRTVGRAAAGRPNAIFLLTDDQRWDTLGCAGNPIVRTPHIDAMATDGVRFTNAFVTTSICATSRASIFSGQYARRHGIHDFATGFSDAAWADSYPARLKAAGYRLGLVGKYGVGRDRDFQKDTFDFWRGIAGQPVYEQKDEHGNDRHLTAIMGDQSIEFLRGCSADRPFCLSVSFKAPHVQDADPRQFIYDPIYKDLYKDVAIPVPETASPEHVATLPEFLRDDATTARVRWRMRFDTPQKYQEMVKGYYRLITGVDTVVGRIRAELDRLGLADNTIVMLMGDNGFFLGEHGFAGKWYGHEESIRVPLVVHDPRLPAACRGRTPAQIALNIDIAPTILSLAGVEVPPAMQGADLSPLMRGRPGLARSDFFYEHLFVHRPGGRGPNLIPQSEGVVSLRYKYLRYIDREPVYEQLFDLQNDPHEKRNLVYDPARQGLLNAMRARWEQLRAECV from the coding sequence ATGATGCAACAGACAACACGACGGGCGTTTCTGCGATCGGCGGCGGTCGGTCTGGGGGCGCTGGCGTGCGGGCGGACGGTGGGGCGTGCGGCGGCCGGGCGGCCCAACGCGATCTTCCTGCTGACCGACGACCAGCGGTGGGACACGCTGGGCTGTGCGGGCAACCCGATCGTTCGGACGCCGCACATCGACGCGATGGCCACCGACGGGGTGCGGTTCACGAACGCGTTCGTGACGACGTCGATCTGCGCGACCAGCCGGGCCAGCATCTTCTCCGGCCAGTACGCCCGCCGGCACGGTATCCACGATTTCGCGACGGGCTTTTCCGATGCGGCGTGGGCCGACAGCTATCCGGCCCGGCTCAAGGCGGCCGGCTACCGGCTCGGCCTGGTCGGCAAGTACGGCGTCGGACGCGACCGCGACTTCCAAAAAGACACGTTCGACTTCTGGCGGGGCATTGCCGGCCAGCCCGTCTACGAGCAAAAGGACGAACACGGCAACGACAGGCATCTCACGGCGATCATGGGCGATCAGTCGATCGAGTTCCTTCGCGGCTGCTCCGCCGACCGGCCGTTCTGCCTGTCGGTCAGCTTCAAGGCCCCGCACGTCCAGGACGCCGACCCGCGACAATTTATCTACGATCCGATCTACAAAGACCTTTATAAAGACGTCGCGATCCCCGTCCCCGAAACCGCCTCGCCCGAGCACGTCGCAACGCTGCCCGAATTCCTGCGTGACGACGCGACGACGGCCCGCGTCCGCTGGCGGATGCGGTTCGACACGCCGCAGAAGTACCAGGAGATGGTCAAGGGCTACTATCGCCTGATCACGGGCGTGGACACGGTCGTCGGACGCATCCGCGCCGAACTCGACCGGCTCGGCCTGGCCGACAACACCATCGTCATGCTGATGGGCGACAACGGCTTCTTCCTCGGCGAGCACGGTTTTGCGGGCAAGTGGTACGGCCACGAAGAGTCGATCCGCGTGCCGCTGGTGGTCCACGACCCGCGACTGCCCGCCGCCTGTCGCGGCCGGACACCCGCACAGATCGCGCTGAACATCGACATCGCGCCGACGATCCTGTCTCTGGCGGGCGTCGAGGTCCCCCCGGCGATGCAGGGCGCGGACCTGTCGCCCCTGATGCGCGGCCGGCCCGGCCTGGCCCGCAGCGACTTCTTTTACGAGCACCTGTTCGTCCATCGGCCCGGCGGCAGGGGACCCAACCTGATACCCCAGAGCGAGGGTGTGGTTTCCCTGCGATACAAATACCTGCGTTATATCGATCGGGAGCCGGTCTACGAACAGCTTTTCGACCTGCAAAACGATCCGCACGAGAAGAGGAATCTCGTCTATGACCCGGCCCGGCAGGGGCTTCTGAACGCGATGAGGGCCCGATGGGAGCAACTTCGGGCGGAATGCGTCTGA
- a CDS encoding GNAT family N-acetyltransferase, translating to MVSIRRFSEADRGVLRDLVLQLHEALRPFDVDLAPGDQIIERYFNALLSEVERTAGAVFVAEDDGRAVGYVCVWGLVTPDDPDERPDPYSFMAELFVRPDWRGLGIGRRLVEHAERHAAGCGAYKMELKALAQNESAVHFYESLGYAPRVIIMSKHIGVAERKGGTAS from the coding sequence ATGGTGTCGATTCGGCGTTTCAGCGAGGCGGATCGTGGGGTTCTTCGCGACCTTGTGCTGCAACTGCATGAAGCGCTGCGGCCGTTCGACGTGGATCTGGCGCCCGGCGATCAGATCATCGAGCGGTATTTCAACGCGTTGCTGTCGGAGGTCGAGCGGACAGCCGGTGCGGTCTTCGTCGCGGAAGACGACGGCCGCGCGGTGGGCTATGTGTGCGTGTGGGGCCTGGTGACGCCGGACGATCCGGATGAGAGGCCCGATCCGTACAGCTTCATGGCCGAACTGTTCGTGCGGCCGGATTGGCGGGGTCTCGGGATCGGCCGCCGTCTTGTGGAGCACGCGGAACGCCACGCCGCCGGATGTGGGGCGTACAAGATGGAGTTGAAGGCGCTTGCGCAGAACGAATCCGCCGTGCACTTCTATGAGTCGCTCGGGTATGCACCGCGCGTGATCATTATGAGCAAGCACATCGGGGTTGCTGAACGAAAAGGCGGGACCGCATCCTGA